Proteins from a genomic interval of Gadus morhua chromosome 21, gadMor3.0, whole genome shotgun sequence:
- the LOC115534663 gene encoding C-1-tetrahydrofolate synthase, cytoplasmic, with protein sequence MLSVAGKALRVSGCLKNARSMATVVSGNKTSKLVRERLQKEVCKMQELEPGFRPGLVVLQVGDRSDSNLYISMKLKAAAEIGIDARHIRLPNTASEDEVLHNIQSINEDARVHGLIVQLPLDSIRPIDSGRVTDAVSPHKDVDGLSSINAGKLSRGDLKNCFIPCTPNGCMELISQTGVSVAGKHAVVVGRSKIVGAPMHDLLLWNHATVTTCHSQTSNLAEQVGRADILVVGAGKPEMVRGEWVKEGAVVIDCGINYVADETKPGGTRVVGDVHYPTANQRASFITPVPGGVGPMTVAMLMKNTVQSAWRFLQSQR encoded by the exons ATGCTCTCCGTCGCTGGGAAGGCCCTCAGGGTCTCTGGATGCCTCAAGAACGCACGCTCTATGGCAACCGTTGTCTCTGGCAACAAGACGTCCAA gcTGGTGCGAGAAAGACTTCAGAAGGAGGTCTGTAAGATGCAGGAGCTGGAGCCCGGCTTCAGACCTGGTCTGGTGGTTCTACAG GTGGGCGACCGAAGCGACTCCAACCTGTACATCAGCATGAAGCTAAAGGCCGCAGCTGAG ATCGGAATCGACGCCAGACACATCCGTCTGCCAAACACTGCCTCTGAGGACGAG GTCCTCCACAACATCCAGAGCATCAACGAGGACGCGCGGGTGCACGGGCTGATCGTCCAGCTGCCCCTGGACTCCATCAGGCCCATTGACAGCGGCCGTGTCACCGACGCCGTGTCCCCCCACAAGGACGTAGACGG CCTTAGCAGTATAAATGCTGGGAAGCTGTCACGTGGAGACCTGAAAAACTGCTTCATCCCCTGCACTCCCAATGGCTGCATGGAGCTCATCAGTCAGACAG GCGTGTCCGTCGCAGGGAAGCATGCGGTGGTGGTCGGTCGCAGTAAGATCGTTGGAGCGCCCATGCATGACCTTCTGCTATGGAACCATGCGACCGTCACTACTTGTCACTCACAAACAAGCAACCTAGCTGAACAG GTCGGTCGAGCGGACATCCTGGTGGTGGGAGCAGGGAAGCCAGAGATGGTGAGAGGAGAGTGGGTGAAGGAAGGGGCCGTCGTCATCGACTGTGGGATCAACTACGTGGCGG ACGAGACAAAACCAGGCGGGACAAGGGTGGTGGGTGACGTTCACTAcccgacagccaatcagagagcttcTTTCATCACACCTGTACCCGGGGGGGTGGGTCCTATGACGGTGGCCATGCTCATGAAG AACACAGTTCAGAGTGCATGGAGATTCCTGCAGAGCCAGAGGTGA
- the LOC115534657 gene encoding uncharacterized protein LOC115534657, with protein sequence MATEGGDKAETKKKLTGPARILRLGMTRKGSESRANRRHASEGGVGEGGGVSGMQEEVREEAEVCSGVDVPTTRGSCSQKEEVTEEAGRGTRKTQKGVWRRVFLTCLRRRRRPRPEGSTPGCPAEQMGPSSEGAKRKRRFPGLTLLRRLLPSSRGRDGGAGPRCAVEDERETRQPLHSSPGAAGRPGNTQEGTDCGRDNPQRVALENNNDKDVPWLSEAALDEARHVLKHRSDLDDVAMEMSVQEPEAATESQLGCFEPASEVDPQLPDPQAPEQRLTDGSPDPAENHLPPPSTAHNDLNNTAVETADQLLDDKASPSDGTSAEEEEAMTPALFNGLHRVGDGVAMVTEDHPAARAPFPVNAVLVVPLIRLNSGEEDGACDWEGGACLWEAPAPEDESPLEVGVEVEVDWEVKGGGGGDADGLVLAAQAVVQAALLAAVQQLLREQQNSVDHVHPHHAHHLSPAPY encoded by the coding sequence ATGGCGACAGAGGGGGGTGACAAGGCGGagacgaagaagaagttgaCGGGCCCGGCCAGAATACTCCGGCTCGGGATGACCAGGAAGGGTTCCGAGAGCCGAGCCAATAGAAGACACGCATCTGAAGGTGGagttggagaggggggaggagtctcCGGCATGCAAGAAGAGGTCCGAGAAGAAGCAGAAGTGTGCTCCGGTGTCGACGTCCCGACCACCAGGGGGAGCTGTTctcagaaggaggaggtgacggaggaggcgGGCAGGGGTACGAGGAAGACCCAGAAGGGGGTGTGGAGGAGGGTGTTCCTCACCTGCCTCAGGAGACGACGGCGGCCGCGCCCGGAGGGCAGCACCCCCGGGTGCCCCGCGGAGCAGATGGGTCCGTCCAGCGAGGGCGCGAAGAGGAAGAGACGCTTCCCCGGGCTGACACTTTTGCGCCGCCTCCTgccctccagcagggggcgggacgggggggcggggccccgtTGTGCCGTGGAGGACGAGCGCGAAACACGCCAACCACTTCACAGCAGCCCAGGCGCCGCGGGGCGGCCAGGCAACACCCAGGAGGGGACCGACTGCGGACGGGACAACCCCCAGCGGGTCGCCCTGGAGAACAACAATGACAAAGACGTCCCGTGGTTGTCCGAAGCAGCCCTGGACGAGGCGAGGCACGTTCTAAAGCATCGCTCGGACCTCGACGACGTCGCCATGGAGATGAGTGTGCAGGAGCCCGAGGCCGCGACTGAATCCCAGCTGGGATGTTTTGAACCGGCATCAGAGGTGGACCCCCAGCTGCCGGACCCCCAGGCCCCGGAGCAGAGACTGACGGACGGGTCACCTGACCCAGCAGAGaaccacctcccaccaccctcCACAGCCCATAATGACCTGAACAACACCGCCGTGGAAACCGCTGACCAGCTTCTCGACGACAAGGCCAGTCCCTCAGATGGCACttctgcagaagaagaagaggcgatgACCCCTGCACTGTTCAATGGCCTCCATCGTGTTGGGgatggtgttgctatggttactgaGGACCACCCTGCTGCCCGAGCTCCCTTCCCTGTGAACGCGGTCCTCGTCGTGCCGCTGATACGCCTCAACAGCGGCGAGGAAGATGGCGCGTGCGATTGGGAAGGCGGTGCGTGCCTCTGGGAAGCGCCCGCGCCGGAGGACGAGTCGCCGCTGGAGGTCggcgtggaggtggaggtggactgggaggtcaagggtggaggagggggggatgctgACGGGCTGGTGCTGGCCGCTCAGGCGGTGGTGCAGGCCGCCCTGTTGGCTGCCGTCCAGCAGCTGTTGAGGGAACAGCAGAACTCTGTGGACCACGTGCACCCCCATCACGCCCACCACCTGTCCCCCGCCCCTTACTGA